Below is a window of Gimesia chilikensis DNA.
GCTTCGAGTTCGTCACAGATTCCCAGCTTGTCTTCAATGACTACTTCACGCAGATGGTCGATTCCCCCTTCCAGCTTATCCAGCCAGGTGGCGGTGCGCGTCAGTTTGTCTGCGGTCTGAATGTAATACATCAGGAAGCGGTCCAGGTATTTGATACAGGTTTCTTCTTCCAGGTCCGAAGCAAACAGGTCGGCGTGGCGTGGCTTGGCTCCGCCATTTCCACAAATGTAGAGGTTGTATCCATTCTCAGTCGCGATCAGTCCGAAGTCTTTACTTTGCGCTTCCGCACATTCCCGGACACAGCCCGAAACGCCCCCTTTGATTTTATGAGGTGCACGGATTCCGCGGTAGCGCTCTTCGAGGCGAATTGCAAAACCGACCGAATCTCCCACTCCGTAGCGGCACCAGGTGGTACCTACACAGCTTTTTACCGTTCGCAGGGCTTTGCCATAAGCGTGTCCGCTCTCGAAACCGGCATCAATCAGTCTTTCCCAGATTCGGGGCAGATCATGCACTTCGGCTCCAAACAGGTCGACCCGCTGACCTCCGGTGATTTTCGTATAAAGTCCAAAATCCCGGGCGACTTCACCGAGTACGATCAGTTTTTCTGGCGTGATTTCACCACCGGGAACACGGGGGACTACGGAATACAGACCACCCCGCTGCATGTTTGCGAGGAACCTGTCATTGGTATCCTGCAGCGGTGCATGATCCACAATATGCTCGTTCCACAAACTGGCCAGAATCGAAGCGACGGTTGGCTTACAGACTTCGCAACCATTGCCGGCTCCGCAATCTGCAATCACTTCAGCAAACGACTTCAGCTTTTTGATTTTGATGATATTGAACAACTCGGTGCGTGAGAACTCGAAGTGCTCGCAGAGGTGGTTGTTAACCGTGATTCCCGCTGCTGCCATCTCGGCTTTGAACACGTCGGTTACCAGTGGCATACAACCACCACAGCCACCGCCTGCTTTGGTGCAGGCTTTGACCTCGTCGACCGATGTCAGTTCCTGATCCTGAATCGCCGCGCAGATCTGTCCCTTCGTGACATTGTTGCATGAGCAGATTTGTGCTTCGTCAGGCATGTCCGCAGCACTGCCACCGGGAATCCCCCCTCCGCTGCCCACGACCAGTTCGTGCGGACTGCAGGGGAGCTTGTCTTCTGACTTGGCCAGCAGGGACAGACTGCCGTAATCGGAAGCATCTCCAATCAGGATGCCTCCCAGCAGGTGAGTCCCCTCGGTGTTGAATACCAGTTTTTTGTAGACGCCGTTAAACGGGTCTTCGAAGGTCAGGCTTTTGGAAATGTCAGGCCCCGCTTCGTAATCACCGAAGCTGGCAACATCGACGCCCATCAGTTTGAGCTTGGTTGAAAGATCGCTGCCCGTAAATTCCGCTTCGCCGTGACACAGATGACTCGCTGCCACCTCAGCCATCTGATAGCCGGGAGCGACCAGGCCGTAAACCATACCGGAATGCAGGGCGACTTCGCCAACTGCATAGATGTCAGGATCGGAGGTCTGTAGAAAGTCATTTACCAGGATCCCGCCACGCGGTCCGACTTCGAGATCGCATTGTCGGGCCAGTTCATCACGGGGACGGATACCGGCAGAGACGATGATCATATCCAGATCCAGGGTAGAACCATCCTGAAAGAGAATTCCTTCGACGCGTGATTCCCCCAGAACCTTGTCGGTGGCTTTGTTCAGATGAACCTGGACGCCCAGTTCTTCAATCTTCTGTACCAGCACTTTCGAACCCGCGTCATCGATCTGACGAGGCATGAGCCGGGGGGCAAATTCCAGCACATGTGTCTGGAGCCCCAGGTCGAGAGCCGCCTTGGCTGCTTCGAGTCCGAGCAGACCGCCACCGATGACTGCGGCCGTCTTGGACTGTTTCGCGTAAGCGATGATCTGTTCGAGGTCGTTGATCGTACGATAGACGAACACCCCCCGGTTTTTAATCCCCGGCACGTCCGGCACAAAGGGGTAGGAACCGGTGGCGATCACAACTTTATCATAGGGGATTTCCACCCCTTTCTGGGAGCGGATGATCTTATTTTCACGGTCGATACTCACGGCCCGATCGGAGAGATGCAGGTCGATCTGATTTTCCGCATACCATTCTCTGCGGGCCAGCATCAGTTTTTCCGCGTCATTGTGGGCAAAAAACTGGGTCAGGCCAACGCGGTCATAAGCGGCCCGGGGCTCTTCACAGAACGTGGTGATTTTATATTCCTGTTGCTCATCCTTATCAACAAGCTGCTCGCAAAATCGCAAGCCGACCATTCCGTTGCCGATGACGACGACATTCTGCTTGTTGTCGAAGTTCTGCTGAATCACGTTATCCTACCTTTTAATTGAGCACTTGAAGTTTAATATTTGAGTTGCTTTTCTGGTCAGTCGCTTATTGTCCCATGGAAGGGGCGAGTTCCTGTTCGACCGGTTGAGGGGCGAGCGCTGATTCATGCGCCAGGCGGGCTTCTTCTTCCATTTCCTCACTGAACCGCACAAGGAAGGTCAGAAAAGCACAACAGGTAACGATCGCTCCCAGAATGAACAGAGCGGTTGGCCAGTTGATGGCCTGGGTTTTAAACAGGAAACCTGCTGTGACTGCCCCGGCGTTTCCACCGGCGCCGACGATACCTGAGACGGCTCCCAGCGCTTTTTTGTTGATGAACGGTACAACTGAGTAAGTTGCCCCTTCTGACATCTGTACAAACAGGCTGAAGACGATCAGTGATGGCAGTGCCATGGCGAGAACACTCATCTGTGAGAAGATCATCAGAGCGATGCCTTCACAGAAGACGGCGATAAACAGCCATTTGACACGGCCGCTGAGTCCCCACTTCTGTCCGAAGCGGTCACCGAATATTCCCCCCAGGGTTCGAGCGAAGATATTCATCAGTCCGAACATCCCCGCAAAGAGACCGGCCATTTTCACAGCCTTGGTCGTATCCATGCTTTTGAAGTAGTTGAAGTAATCGAGAAAGTAGAGGGCTGCCACATTGTTGATGGTCAGTTCGATTCCGAAACAGGCACCATAAATCACGAACAGCGCCCAGACGCGATGGTCTTTACAGACATTCAGAAATTGCCCTTTCTGCTGAGCTTTCTGAGGCATCTTGCCTGCTTCCCGGAGTTCTTTGAAGTTCCCGTCAGGAGCATCCTGGGTCAGAAAGTAATAGGCGATTCCAGTCAAGGCACACACCAGGCCGGCGAGAAACATCGATGCGCGCCAGCCGATCGAATCGCTGAACCCGAGAATGCCGACGAACAGTCCGAAAATCAGTGGCATCACCATCTGAGTCACACCACCTCCCAGGTTTCCCCAGCCGGCGGTGGTCGCATTCGCGGTTCCCACACAGTTCGGTGCGAACATTAAAGAGGTGTGATACTGCGTGATCACAAAAGCGGCCCCGATCGCCCCAATGGCGATCCGAAAGATCAGGAACGTGGTATAATCATGTGCGAAGCCGATCCCCATCACCGGAATGGCTCCCAGAACCAGCAGCCAGGTATAAGCCAGGCGGGGGCCAATCTGATCACAGAGCCAGCCGATAAACAGTCGTGCGATCACGGTAATCGCAACCGAGCCGATAATGCACCAGCCAATCTGCTCCTTGGTCAGACTCATTTCCTCGCGGACAATATTCATCAACGGTGCGATGCCGAACCAGGCAAAGAAACACAAAAAGAAAGCAAACCAGGACATATGAAATGCCCGCATCTGGGGCGTTGAGAAGTTAAACAGGTTGATCCGGGTTGCTTTGTTTTGAAGTTCCATTTTCTGAGAGCTTTCTTGTGGATTCGAGGTGAACTCGAGACTGCTTCCACTCTCTTCAGTAAAATGTCGTGGCGGATCGACGATCTGCGCAGAGATACCCTGCGTAAGAATGAGAGAGGAGTTAGACTGTGTCTGTCGGGATCAGTCAGTCTCTGCTGCAAGCATTGGAAGGAGCGCGGCACTAATGGCTTGCAGACGAATTTGAGATATCAATTGTTGAATGCTTCGGCTTTAGTTCATGTTCAATCAGATATTCTGTGATG
It encodes the following:
- the nirB gene encoding nitrite reductase large subunit NirB, with protein sequence MIQQNFDNKQNVVVIGNGMVGLRFCEQLVDKDEQQEYKITTFCEEPRAAYDRVGLTQFFAHNDAEKLMLARREWYAENQIDLHLSDRAVSIDRENKIIRSQKGVEIPYDKVVIATGSYPFVPDVPGIKNRGVFVYRTINDLEQIIAYAKQSKTAAVIGGGLLGLEAAKAALDLGLQTHVLEFAPRLMPRQIDDAGSKVLVQKIEELGVQVHLNKATDKVLGESRVEGILFQDGSTLDLDMIIVSAGIRPRDELARQCDLEVGPRGGILVNDFLQTSDPDIYAVGEVALHSGMVYGLVAPGYQMAEVAASHLCHGEAEFTGSDLSTKLKLMGVDVASFGDYEAGPDISKSLTFEDPFNGVYKKLVFNTEGTHLLGGILIGDASDYGSLSLLAKSEDKLPCSPHELVVGSGGGIPGGSAADMPDEAQICSCNNVTKGQICAAIQDQELTSVDEVKACTKAGGGCGGCMPLVTDVFKAEMAAAGITVNNHLCEHFEFSRTELFNIIKIKKLKSFAEVIADCGAGNGCEVCKPTVASILASLWNEHIVDHAPLQDTNDRFLANMQRGGLYSVVPRVPGGEITPEKLIVLGEVARDFGLYTKITGGQRVDLFGAEVHDLPRIWERLIDAGFESGHAYGKALRTVKSCVGTTWCRYGVGDSVGFAIRLEERYRGIRAPHKIKGGVSGCVRECAEAQSKDFGLIATENGYNLYICGNGGAKPRHADLFASDLEEETCIKYLDRFLMYYIQTADKLTRTATWLDKLEGGIDHLREVVIEDKLGICDELEAMMQSLVDSYHCEWKAVVDNPDKRRLFEQFVNTEEHEPSIELIPQRGQKRPVDWAPDFVPLESLQAAEPPAPVTDEPPRKWVKVGQVSDFPAESGSTVKYGQSQLAVFNFESRGEWFACQQMCPHKQAMVLSRGIVGDSHGIPKVACPLHKKTFSLENGSCLSGDEEYAVKVFNVKVDAEENVYLELPAPEVLDELINQTVCAGAH
- a CDS encoding MFS transporter → MELQNKATRINLFNFSTPQMRAFHMSWFAFFLCFFAWFGIAPLMNIVREEMSLTKEQIGWCIIGSVAITVIARLFIGWLCDQIGPRLAYTWLLVLGAIPVMGIGFAHDYTTFLIFRIAIGAIGAAFVITQYHTSLMFAPNCVGTANATTAGWGNLGGGVTQMVMPLIFGLFVGILGFSDSIGWRASMFLAGLVCALTGIAYYFLTQDAPDGNFKELREAGKMPQKAQQKGQFLNVCKDHRVWALFVIYGACFGIELTINNVAALYFLDYFNYFKSMDTTKAVKMAGLFAGMFGLMNIFARTLGGIFGDRFGQKWGLSGRVKWLFIAVFCEGIALMIFSQMSVLAMALPSLIVFSLFVQMSEGATYSVVPFINKKALGAVSGIVGAGGNAGAVTAGFLFKTQAINWPTALFILGAIVTCCAFLTFLVRFSEEMEEEARLAHESALAPQPVEQELAPSMGQ